The following coding sequences are from one Gadus macrocephalus chromosome 3, ASM3116895v1 window:
- the mgat3b gene encoding beta-1,4-mannosyl-glycoprotein 4-beta-N-acetylglucosaminyltransferase isoform X1, whose amino-acid sequence MCFSSYMMKMRRHRVFLLCTVGLCVISFLHYYKALHYVSLLRELSAPYPNIKSFIMVTGFFWREQGMAATPLSPAPPEEAPPLRPHQRPPDAKVHRGAGAAAAGGGGGGGGGGDGGVGGGGGGGVEDELAGAKDAMGGREGMGVVGRAGLEMRLREEPAPPPRPWRRPEQENVGVGDATSQERAEDRLRRWDLGLNPDPPAREAEKPLVEHPAGFPKGGSSDPLETMGDLHTRTYQLKDDRTSYFVRTKAGALCFRQGTEVTLKEEPGNGRAPGGGPPGPGQRRPLEAPQQQQQQPAGSASTAGPLRVKPRARGGKRLVKCVCRPGWHGPYCGVPTMVYHSNLPTKERLTPRETPRRVINAINVNHEFDLLHARFHELRQAVDLFLICESNFTAYGERRPLSFLQRLLNGTYDYVRHKIVYVFLDHFPEGGRQDGWIADDYLRTYLTRDGMARVGGVRPDDVFVINDADEIPAHEGLLFLKLFDGWTEPFAIHMRKSLYGFFWKQLGSLEVVSGCTVGMLRQVYDGDGIRLRRREYYTMPGFRRYENDTGHILVQWSVGSPFHFAGWHCSWCFSPHGIHLKLVSAQNGDFPRWGDYEDKRDLGYIKDLIRTGGWFDGSLQEYPPTDPKEHMYAPKYMLEHYEHFGYLLDNPYARSDAAAPAG is encoded by the exons ATGTGTTTTTCTTCGTATAT GATGAAAATGCGAAGGCACCGGGTGTTCCTGCTCTGCACTGTGGGCCTGTGCGTCATCTCCTTCCTGCACTACTACAAGGCGCTGCACTACGTGTCGCTGCTGCGGGAGCTGTCGGCGCCGTACCCCAACATCAAGTCCTTCATCATGGTCACCGGCTTCTTCTGGCGGGAGCAGGGCATGGCCGCCACCCCGCTCAGCCCCGCCCCGCCCGAGGAAGCCCCGCCTCTCAGGCCCCACCAACGCCCGCCCGATGCCAAAGTCCACCGAGGggcgggggcagcagcagcaggaggaggtggaggaggagggggagggggagatgggggggttggaggaggaggaggaggaggagttgaggatGAGCTGGCCGGGGCAAAGGATGCCATGGGGGGCCGCGAGGGTATGGGGGTGGTGGGCCGGGCGGGGCTGGAGATGAGGCTCAGGGAGGAGCCGGCGCCGCCCCCTCGGCCCTGGAGGAGACCGGAGCAGGAGAACGTCGGAGTGGGAGACGCAACGTCGCAG GAGAGAGCTGAGGACCGCCTCAGGCGGTGGGACCTGGGCCTCAATCCGGACCCGCCGGCCAGAGAAGCAGAGAAGCCCCTAGTGGAGCACCCGGCGGGCTTCCCCAAGGGGGGTTCCTCAGACCCCCTGGAGACCATGGGAGACCTACACACCCGGACCTACCAGCTCAAGGACGACCGCACCTCCTACTTCGTGCGGACCAAGGCTGGAGCCCTCTGCTTCCGCCAGGGCACGGAGGTCACCCTGAAGGAGGAGCCTGGGAACGGGAGGGCCCCTGGAGGAGGGCCCCCGGGCCCCGGCCAGAGGCGGCCCCTGGAGgccccgcagcagcagcagcagcagccggcaGGGTCGGCCTCCACGGCGGGCCCTCTGCGGGTCAAGCCCCGGGCTCGCGGCGGGAAGCGGCTGGTGAAGTGTGTGTGCCGGCCGGGCTGGCACGGGCCCTACTGCGGGGTGCCCACCATGGTGTACCACTCCAACCTGCCCACCAAGGAGCGGCTGACGCCCAGGGAGACCCCGCGCCGGGTCATCAACGCCATCAACGTCAACCACGAGTTCGACCTGCTGCACGCGCGCTTCCACGAGCTGCGGCAGGCCGTCGACCTCTTCCTGATCTGCGAGTCCAACTTCACCGCCTACGGCGAGAGACGCcccctcag CTTTCTGCAGCGGCTGCTCAACGGGACGTACGACTATGTGCGGCACAAGATCGTGTACGTGTTCCTGGACCACTTCCCCGAGGGCGGGCGGCAGGACGGCTGGATCGCCGACGACTACCTGCGCACGTACCTTACGCGCGACGGCATGGCGCGAGTGGGCGGGGTCCGGCCCGACGACGTGTTTGTCATCAACGACGCAGACGAGATCCCCGCGCACGAGGGGCTGCTCTTCCTCAAGCTCTTCGACGGCTGGACCGAGCCCTTTGCCATACACATGCGCAAG TCCCTGTACGGGTTCTTCTGGAAGCAGCTGGGCTCCCTGGAGGTGGTGTCGGGCTGCACGGTGGGCATGCTGCGCCAGGTGTACGACGGCGACGGCATCCGCCTGCGCCGCCGCGAGTACTACACCATGCCGGGCTTCCGGCGCTACGAGAACGACACGGGCCACATCCTGGTGCAGTGGTCGGTCGGCAGCCCCTTCCACTTCGCCGGCTGGCACTGCTCCTGGTGCTTCTCGCCGCACGGcatccacctcaagctggtgtcgGCGCAGAACGGGGACTTCCCGCGCTGGGGGGACTACGAGGACAAGCGGGACCTGGGCTACATCAAGGACCTGATCCGCACGGGGGGCTGGTTCGACGGCTCGTTGCAGGAGTACCCCCCCACGGACCCCAAAGAGCACATGTACGCGCCTAAGTACATGCTGGAGCACTACGAGCACTTCGGATACCTCCTTGACAACCCCTACGCCCGGTCggacgccgccgcccccgccggaTAG
- the mgat3b gene encoding beta-1,4-mannosyl-glycoprotein 4-beta-N-acetylglucosaminyltransferase isoform X2, producing the protein MKMRRHRVFLLCTVGLCVISFLHYYKALHYVSLLRELSAPYPNIKSFIMVTGFFWREQGMAATPLSPAPPEEAPPLRPHQRPPDAKVHRGAGAAAAGGGGGGGGGGDGGVGGGGGGGVEDELAGAKDAMGGREGMGVVGRAGLEMRLREEPAPPPRPWRRPEQENVGVGDATSQERAEDRLRRWDLGLNPDPPAREAEKPLVEHPAGFPKGGSSDPLETMGDLHTRTYQLKDDRTSYFVRTKAGALCFRQGTEVTLKEEPGNGRAPGGGPPGPGQRRPLEAPQQQQQQPAGSASTAGPLRVKPRARGGKRLVKCVCRPGWHGPYCGVPTMVYHSNLPTKERLTPRETPRRVINAINVNHEFDLLHARFHELRQAVDLFLICESNFTAYGERRPLSFLQRLLNGTYDYVRHKIVYVFLDHFPEGGRQDGWIADDYLRTYLTRDGMARVGGVRPDDVFVINDADEIPAHEGLLFLKLFDGWTEPFAIHMRKSLYGFFWKQLGSLEVVSGCTVGMLRQVYDGDGIRLRRREYYTMPGFRRYENDTGHILVQWSVGSPFHFAGWHCSWCFSPHGIHLKLVSAQNGDFPRWGDYEDKRDLGYIKDLIRTGGWFDGSLQEYPPTDPKEHMYAPKYMLEHYEHFGYLLDNPYARSDAAAPAG; encoded by the exons ATGAAAATGCGAAGGCACCGGGTGTTCCTGCTCTGCACTGTGGGCCTGTGCGTCATCTCCTTCCTGCACTACTACAAGGCGCTGCACTACGTGTCGCTGCTGCGGGAGCTGTCGGCGCCGTACCCCAACATCAAGTCCTTCATCATGGTCACCGGCTTCTTCTGGCGGGAGCAGGGCATGGCCGCCACCCCGCTCAGCCCCGCCCCGCCCGAGGAAGCCCCGCCTCTCAGGCCCCACCAACGCCCGCCCGATGCCAAAGTCCACCGAGGggcgggggcagcagcagcaggaggaggtggaggaggagggggagggggagatgggggggttggaggaggaggaggaggaggagttgaggatGAGCTGGCCGGGGCAAAGGATGCCATGGGGGGCCGCGAGGGTATGGGGGTGGTGGGCCGGGCGGGGCTGGAGATGAGGCTCAGGGAGGAGCCGGCGCCGCCCCCTCGGCCCTGGAGGAGACCGGAGCAGGAGAACGTCGGAGTGGGAGACGCAACGTCGCAG GAGAGAGCTGAGGACCGCCTCAGGCGGTGGGACCTGGGCCTCAATCCGGACCCGCCGGCCAGAGAAGCAGAGAAGCCCCTAGTGGAGCACCCGGCGGGCTTCCCCAAGGGGGGTTCCTCAGACCCCCTGGAGACCATGGGAGACCTACACACCCGGACCTACCAGCTCAAGGACGACCGCACCTCCTACTTCGTGCGGACCAAGGCTGGAGCCCTCTGCTTCCGCCAGGGCACGGAGGTCACCCTGAAGGAGGAGCCTGGGAACGGGAGGGCCCCTGGAGGAGGGCCCCCGGGCCCCGGCCAGAGGCGGCCCCTGGAGgccccgcagcagcagcagcagcagccggcaGGGTCGGCCTCCACGGCGGGCCCTCTGCGGGTCAAGCCCCGGGCTCGCGGCGGGAAGCGGCTGGTGAAGTGTGTGTGCCGGCCGGGCTGGCACGGGCCCTACTGCGGGGTGCCCACCATGGTGTACCACTCCAACCTGCCCACCAAGGAGCGGCTGACGCCCAGGGAGACCCCGCGCCGGGTCATCAACGCCATCAACGTCAACCACGAGTTCGACCTGCTGCACGCGCGCTTCCACGAGCTGCGGCAGGCCGTCGACCTCTTCCTGATCTGCGAGTCCAACTTCACCGCCTACGGCGAGAGACGCcccctcag CTTTCTGCAGCGGCTGCTCAACGGGACGTACGACTATGTGCGGCACAAGATCGTGTACGTGTTCCTGGACCACTTCCCCGAGGGCGGGCGGCAGGACGGCTGGATCGCCGACGACTACCTGCGCACGTACCTTACGCGCGACGGCATGGCGCGAGTGGGCGGGGTCCGGCCCGACGACGTGTTTGTCATCAACGACGCAGACGAGATCCCCGCGCACGAGGGGCTGCTCTTCCTCAAGCTCTTCGACGGCTGGACCGAGCCCTTTGCCATACACATGCGCAAG TCCCTGTACGGGTTCTTCTGGAAGCAGCTGGGCTCCCTGGAGGTGGTGTCGGGCTGCACGGTGGGCATGCTGCGCCAGGTGTACGACGGCGACGGCATCCGCCTGCGCCGCCGCGAGTACTACACCATGCCGGGCTTCCGGCGCTACGAGAACGACACGGGCCACATCCTGGTGCAGTGGTCGGTCGGCAGCCCCTTCCACTTCGCCGGCTGGCACTGCTCCTGGTGCTTCTCGCCGCACGGcatccacctcaagctggtgtcgGCGCAGAACGGGGACTTCCCGCGCTGGGGGGACTACGAGGACAAGCGGGACCTGGGCTACATCAAGGACCTGATCCGCACGGGGGGCTGGTTCGACGGCTCGTTGCAGGAGTACCCCCCCACGGACCCCAAAGAGCACATGTACGCGCCTAAGTACATGCTGGAGCACTACGAGCACTTCGGATACCTCCTTGACAACCCCTACGCCCGGTCggacgccgccgcccccgccggaTAG